AAATATCAAGTCTGGTTTTCTGTGCCATTCTCTGTGAAGAAACCggaggtgtgtgtttgttctgctgctgatCAACTAATTAGCTAAGACTAAACCATTTCCGTTTTTACAGCAAATTATTGGTAAGTTAAGGTTAATATGTTTTCGACCGTTTTCATGATTCCTGCTAAATTACTCTGCACAAAGAATCCTTCTTAGCTTCATGATGGAAAATCaagtttgatttgaattttactttctttttctaaacAGAAAGTGTTCAACTCATAATTCTAACCCACAGCAGTCTACTTCCATCATTTTATGAATTTGACAATGTGgtaataaatatgaatgtttttgctTAGTTTCTTAAATTAGCTCCCCAAAGTAAAGCAGCTGATTTCATCGTGTTTCCATTCAAGAACATGAAGGACGACAATCAGAGTCTGATGGCGGCTCTGTCTGAGAAAATGCTGACAGTCAGTATGTTACTGAGTGTCTTCTTCATTCCAGGTGAGATGTTTCTTCTCTTCAATTTATTCACGGACGTCACATGAATCATTTCTAGTCTGAGAGGCTCCACCTGTAACACGACGCTGCTGAGTTGACATTTGTGGATCaggaagtttctctgcagtcaAGATCTGCTCCACATTattgtcatcttttttttttttttacaggtgtTTTTGCAGGTGATTCGGCTGGTTGTCCCAATCCAGATCTTATTGCTGACATACCTCGGAAGATTGAAGCTCTGAGTGGATCTTGTTTGCAAATCCCATGTAAATTCAGTTCAACACATTATACATTCAACAACAGGAGACCCATCTATGGAGTTTGGTTGAGAACTATTTCAAATCTGTATCACAATCCAGAGGCTGTTATCTTCAACAGCAGTGGGTCAGTtaacacattttcactgaaaatgactgaaaacctGAGTGAGGGAGACTGCACCACTCTGTTTCCTGACTTAAAGACGAGTTATACTGACAAATACTTCCTACGGATTCATAAAGGGACATATATGGCAACAGCTGAATGTCATCCTCTTAGTATAACAGTTAAGGGtaaggaaaaaaagacttttatttccatgttgtttttgttattttgcaaaTTTCCTCTTACCATTATTTCCTCTTACCATACCTCTTACACACACACCTTGGTTCaaggtgtgcgtgtgtgtgtgttctttttgtctttgtgtgaaTATGCATGCTTCCATTTACCTAGCTGCTATTACAAATGAATTGTCACTCTGTGGGACAACAGAGGACATTTCTCTCTTaatgtagtaaaataaaacatttaatttggtgtaaaaaaaacaaactgaaaataagatCTGACTTCAGTATTAGAAACAGTTTGTtgtctgcactgtaaaacagaCTCTTTGATGTGAAATCCCAGATTCTCCTTGGAGACCCAGCATTAATATCTCTGGTGGTGACCTGAAGGAGCATCAGTCTGTCACTGTAACCTGCTCAGCTTTCACTCCCTGTCCACACTCACctcctgaactcacctggaatCTCCAACAAGACTCTctcagacaaacagagaaaaacacaaatggaaCCTTTACAACTAAAATCCAGGAGAACATCACTCTGTCAGACACACATGATGGATACAACATCAGATGTTCTGCCAGATATCCTGTGATTGGAGGAATCAAGACAGCAGAGACAGGAGAGACTCTCAGTGTTTCATGTAAGTGATCCTGTCAGCAGGTCATGGTTCAGCTGTTTCTGATCAATAAAGTTCATGTGTGTCTCATTTTCCTCAGATGCTCCTAGAAACACCTCAGCATCCATCAGTCCATCAGGTTTGGTGTCAGCAGGTAGCAGGGTGGAGCTGAGCTGCTCCAGCAGAGCCAAACCTCCAcccagcttcacctggttcaggaACAGCAAACAAGGAGCCATGAATGTGTCTGTGGAGCAGATTTACAGCTTCAACGCCAATGAGGAAGAAGAATATTACTGTGTGGCTACAAATGATCTGGGGAATCAGACATCATCAATATTTCTTAGTTTTGAAGGTAAAtctgattgttgttttaattgttcCCCTTTTCAAGGTTTTGTATTCAGTGATTAGTATGCAATAATTTATAGGTATTCAACTTTTGCTTTCAAAACATAACCTCCAATATAGTAATTTTTGAGGCTATTTGATATAGTAGTGTAGAATAATGGATAATATTTGACCCAATACTTGTTTATCTGCATGTAGAGTTTTGCCCCAAGTCTTTAGGGCTTTATGTCTTGGTAAGTTTGATTCCGCGTTTCAAATTCTTCGAGGATTTCTACATGGATTTATATTGtgttcaataaaatacaaattttgtacatttttaactgCACACAGCAGGAATATAAACCGATGAATCAGAGCCAAAACATTCAAGACAATCTGATCGTACTGTTCTGTTACAGATCATCAAAAGTTTGGACTCTTTCTCTGTGCTACAGTGAAGATCCTGGGAATCATAATCCTCTGCAGTGCAGTCGTCACCTTTGAGTGGTGAGACTCACTTTTCTTTGAGTTGATGCTTTGCTGCTGGTCTCTGCTTCATGCTGGGGTTTACTGTGTGTTATGTTAATCagaatcacatttttctttcagctggtTTAGATCATCCGACAGATCAAGGAAGGTAAAGGATATGAGTTtcttaacattaaaataattttaaaagtaattagttAGAGGCCAAGAGTCAGTCAGAATGCATTTATCTCTTTTTCCTTGGATGGATTTATTGTGAATACAGCCAGACTAAGTAGTGACTCTCACACTTTGAACGTTCAAAATTTTcctctgaacattttttgtaaatttccCACAGAGCAGCAACACTTTGCTATTTCATGTCCACAGgatccagcagaaccagagcggATCAACAGAGTGATGGAGATTCAGGCATCATGAGCCACAAGGAGGCGAAGA
This portion of the Xiphophorus hellerii strain 12219 chromosome 21, Xiphophorus_hellerii-4.1, whole genome shotgun sequence genome encodes:
- the LOC116712260 gene encoding vascular cell adhesion protein 1-like yields the protein MKDDNQSLMAALSEKMLTVSMLLSVFFIPGVFAGDSAGCPNPDLIADIPRKIEALSGSCLQIPCKFSSTHYTFNNRRPIYGVWLRTISNLYHNPEAVIFNSSGSVNTFSLKMTENLSEGDCTTLFPDLKTSYTDKYFLRIHKGTYMATAECHPLSITVKDSPWRPSINISGGDLKEHQSVTVTCSAFTPCPHSPPELTWNLQQDSLRQTEKNTNGTFTTKIQENITLSDTHDGYNIRCSARYPVIGGIKTAETGETLSVSYAPRNTSASISPSGLVSAGSRVELSCSSRAKPPPSFTWFRNSKQGAMNVSVEQIYSFNANEEEEYYCVATNDLGNQTSSIFLSFEAGI